From a single Drosophila sulfurigaster albostrigata strain 15112-1811.04 chromosome 3, ASM2355843v2, whole genome shotgun sequence genomic region:
- the LOC133843918 gene encoding protein HBS1 produces the protein MSRHRIVRGMDYNDEYDGYDDVYGHSVDDDCVSPTDQQWLYDRARGQQSMSAFISKNKNIEEEAEAEDDDDEAYQKARRDSESFQMPELDEMEQAKLSSCVDEVRSVVGDAVSERRIVETSMRFDYNIQQILDEILNDETNKKEKEKELEKRPQKLKITAPKTALITTTPKPTPTKITLAAQKDARRGFDIASPKAPASPVVSGRNTPVDGGDEATRSSAINASFKISKDQAQRNAQQLYSLERSTQKSHIHMIVIGHVDAGKSTLMGHLLYDTGNVSQRVMHKHEQESKKLGKQSFMYAWVLDETGEERARGITMDVGQSRIETATKIVTLLDAPGHKDFIPNMISGATQADVALLVVDATRGEFESGFELGGQTREHAILVRSLGVNQLGVVINKLDTVGWSEERFQEIVHKLKAFLKQAGFKESDVSFTPCSGLTGENLTKRAQEPALKSWYSGSHLLDVIEHFKVPERAIDRPLRMSVSDIYKGTGSGFCISGRIETGVLCLNDKVLVGASREQAQVKALTMDELTQTSVFAGDQISVTLAGVDINNITVGCIICDPQLPIPVTTRFQCRIIVFNVKVPITMGYPVLLHHQSLIEPAVVCKLTASIHKSTGEVVKKKPRCLGNNSCALVEVETSRPICIERYSDFKELGRVMLRVAGVTIAAGMVTKIR, from the coding sequence ATGTCGCGTCACAGAATAGTACGCGGCATGGACTACAACGATGAGTACGACGGCTATGACGATGTCTACGGCCATTCCGTTGACGACGATTGCGTTTCGCCGACAGATCAACAATGGCTCTATGATCGAGCTCGTGGCCAACAAAGTATGTCGGCTTTcatcagcaaaaacaaaaacatcgaGGAGGAGGCAGAGGCcgaggatgacgatgatgaggcGTATCAGAAGGCACGACGCGATTCCGAAAGTTTCCAAATGCCCGAACTCGATGAAATGGAGCAGGCGAAGCTCAGCTCCTGTGTGGACGAGGTGCGCAGCGTGGTCGGCGATGCGGTGTCCGAGCGTCGCATTGTAGAAACCTCGATGCGTTTTGACTACAACATACAACAAATACTCGATGAGATTCTCAACGACGAGACGAATaaaaaggagaaggagaaagagcTAGAGAAACGACCacaaaaactcaaaataaCGGCACCAAAAACTGCACTGATTACAACCACGCCCAAGCCGACGCCCACCAAGATTACGCTGGCTGCCCAAAAGGACGCGCGTCGTGGCTTTGACATTGCATCGCCCAAAGCGCCCGCCTCGCCTGTTGTTTCCGGTCGGAATACTCCTGTCGATGGCGGCGATGAGGCAACTCGCAGCTCAGCCATCAACGCCAGCTTTAAGATCTCCAAGGATCAGGCACAGCGCAATGCCCAACAATTGTATTCGCTGGAGCGATCCACACAAAAGAGTCACATTCATATGATTGTCATTGGCCATGTGGATGCGGGGAAGAGCACGTTGATGGGGCATCTGCTATACGATACTGGTAACGTATCGCAGCGTGTGATGCATAAGCACGAGCAAGAATCGAAGAAGCTGGGCAAGCAGAGTTTCATGTACGCCTGGGTCCTGGACGAGACAGGTGAGGAGCGGGCACGTGGCATCACCATGGACGTGGGACAGTCGCGTATTGAGACAGCGACTAAAATTGTCACGTTGCTGGATGCTCCGGGGCACAAGGACTTTATACCCAACATGATATCGGGAGCAACACAAGCGGATGTCGCGCTGCTTGTTGTGGATGCCACACGTGGCGAGTTCGAGTCGGGATTTGAGTTGGGCGGTCAGACGCGAGAGCATGCAATATTGGTGCGTTCGCTGGGCGTTAATCAGCTGGGCGTGGTCATTAACAAACTTGACACTGTCGGCTGGTCGGAAGAACGCTTTCAGGAGATTGTACACAAGCTAAAAGCGTTCCTCAAGCAAGCCGGTTTCAAGGAGTCGGACGTTAGCTTCACTCCATGTTCGGGATTGACGGGCGAGAATCTCACCAAACGCGCCCAGGAGCCGGCATTGAAGTCGTGGTACAGCGGTTCCCACCTTCTGGATGTTATTGAACACTTCAAGGTGCCAGAGCGTGCCATTGATCGACCCTTGCGCATGTCTGTGTCGGACATTTATAAGGGCACCGGATCGGGTTTCTGCATCTCTGGACGCATTGAGACAGGCGTGCTGTGCCTGAATGACAAGGTGCTGGTAGGAGCGAGTCGGGAGCAGGCGCAAGTGAAAGCGCTCACCATGGATGAATTGACGCAAACAAGCGTTTTTGCCGGCGATCAGATCTCTGTAACACTCGCTGGGGTGGACATCAATAACATTACGGTCGGTTGCATCATTTGTGATCCACAGTTGCCAATACCGGTGACAACGCGCTTCCAGTGTCGTATCATCGTTTTCAATGTGAAGGTGCCGATCACGATGGGTTATCCGGTGCTATTGCATCATCAATCGCTCATCGAGCCGGCTGTGGTGTGTAAATTGACGGCATCCATACACAAGAGCACCGGCGAGGTGGTCAAGAAGAAGCCACGTTGCCTGGGCAACAATTCGTGCGCTCTCGTCGAGGTAGAGACGTCTCGACCGATTTGCATTGAACGCTATTCGGACTTTAAGGAACTTGGGCGTGTAATGTTACGGGTGGCTGGTGTCACGATTGCTGCTGGCATGGTCACGAAGATTCGTTAA
- the LOC133843917 gene encoding FACT complex subunit spt16 isoform X1: protein MSSFVLDKESFVRRIKRLYTEWKAPSTGHDDALSNLDCIMSVVGVDEDVVYSKSMALQLWLLGYELTDTISIFASDAIYFLTSKKKIEFLKQAQNISEEGVPEIKLLVRDRTDKDNANFDKLIKTIQNSKKGKRLGVFTKDAFPGEFSEAWKKMLTGAKFEHVDISTIIAYLMCPKDESEINNIRKASLVSMDIFNKYLKDEIMDIIDSDRKVKHTKLADGCETAITEKKYTSGLDPRLLDMAYPPIIQSGGAYSLKFSAAADKNHLHFGVIVCSLGARYKSYCSNISRTFLVNPTETMQENYTFLVNVQEEILKLLVPNAKLCEVYDTTLAYVKKEKPSMVDNLTKSFGFAMGLEFRENSIVIGPKCQALIKKNMVFNLHVGISNLTNADAADKEGKTYALFIGDTVLVGDQGPASVMTPSKKKIKNVGIFIKDDDDEEEDVDDKKATKPDQSTEILGRSKRNAVLESKLRNEINTEEKRKEHQRELAQALNERAKERLAKQGNSKEVEKVRKNTVSYKSMSQIPREPEVKELKLYVDKKYETVIMPVFGIQVPFHISTIKNISQSVEGEYTYLRINFFHPGATMGRNEGGLYPQPEATFVKEVTYRSSNVKEHGEIAAASSNLNNAFRLIKEVQKRFKTREAEEREKEDLVKQDTLILSQNKGNPKLKDLYIRPNIVTKRMTGSLEAHTNGFRYISVRGDKVDILYNNIKSAFFQPCDGEMIILLHFHLKYAIMFGKKKHVDVQFYTEVGEITTDLGKHQHMHDRDDLAAEQAERELRHKLKTAFKSFCEKVEGMTKALVEFDTPFRELGFPGAPFRSTVTLQPTSGSLVNLTEWPPFVITLDDVELVHFERVQFHLRNFDMIFVFKEYNKKVAMVNAIPMNMLDHVKEWLNSCDIRYSEGVQSLNWQKIMKTIVDDPEGFFDQGGWTFLDPESGSEADNESAESEEDEAYNPTDAETDDETDEDDSEYSEASEDESDDSDELGSDEESGKDWSDLEREAAEEDRNNDYNTDDKRNGKFESKKHGKSSKHSRREREEQRSSHSKKHKSNSSSSSHLKSSSSKHGSSSSPSKSSKDKYHNRDKHHSSSSSGHKSNSKDKDRKRSRDDSRDNGHNKSKKSRH, encoded by the exons ATGTCGAGCTTCGTTCTAGATAAAGAATCATTTGTGCGTCGAATAAAACGCCTATATACTGAATGGAAG GCGCCGAGCACTGGTCACGATGATGCGCTTAGTAATCTGGACTGCATCATGAGCGTGGTGGGCGTAGATGAGGATGTTGTCTACTCCAAATCAATGGCTTTACAGCTTTGGCTGCTGGGCTACGAGTTGACGGATACCATCTCGATCTTTGCCTCGGATGCCATCTATTTCCTCACCAGCAAAAAGAAGATTGAGTTCCTCAAACAGGCGCAAAATATTAGCGAAGAGGGCGTGCCGGAAATAAAGTTGCTTGTACGCGATCGC ACCGACAAGGATAATGCTAACTTTGATAAGCTCATCAAGACCATACAGAACTCGAAGAAGGGCAAAAGGTTAGGCGTCTTTACGAAGGACGCATTCCCGGGAGAATTTAGCGAAGCTTGGAAGAAGATGCTGACAGGCGCCAAGTTTGAGCACGTGGACATTAGCACCATAATTGCGTACTTGATGTGCCCCAAGGATGAGTCCGAGATTAATAATATACGCAAAGCCTCATTGGTGTCCATGGACATATTCAACAAGTATTTGAAAGATGAAATCATGGACATTATCGACTCTGATCGG AAAGTGAAGCACACAAAATTAGCGGATGGCTGCGAAACAGCTATAACCGAAAAGAAATACACTAGCGGTCTGGATCCACGTCTACTTGATATGGCCTACCCACCAATCATTCAGTCGGGCGGCGCATATAGCTTAAAATTCTCGGCGGCAGCcgataaaaatcatttgcattttggtgTTATCGTCTGCTCACTGGGCGCTCGTTACAAATCCTACTGTTCGAACATTTCGCGCACATTTCTGGTGAATCCCACCGAGACCATGCAGGAGAACTACACGTTTCTGGTAAACGTACAGGAAGAAATACTCAAGTTACTTGTGCCGAATGCAAAACTATGCGAAGTCTATGACACAACGCTCGCCTATGTGAAAAAGGAGAAACCCAGCATGGTGGACAATTTGACCAagagctttggctttgccatGGGTCTGGAGTTTCGCGAGAATTCCATTGTCATCGGCCCCAAATGCCAGGCGCTGATCAAAAAGAATATGGTCTTCAATCTGCATGTTGGCATCTCGAATTTAACCAATGCCGATGCAGCCGACAAAGAGGGCAAAACCTATGCGCTCTTTATTGGCGATACAGTGCTCGTTGGTGACCAGGGACCGGCTAGCGTGATGACGCCATCCAAGAAGAAGATCAAGAACGTTGGCATCTTCATCAaggatgacgacgacgaggaggaggatgtGGATGATAAAAAGGCAACCAAACCAGATCAAAGCACCGAGATCTTGGGTCGCAGCAAACGAAATGCTGTGCTCGAATCAAAATTGCGCAATGAGATCAACACCGAAGAGAAGCGCAAGGAACATCAACGTGAGCTGGCGCAAGCGCTCAACGAACGTGCCAAGGAACGTCTGGCTAAACAGGGTAATTCCAAGGAGGTGGAAAAGGTACGCAAGAACACCGTCTCCTACAAATCGATGAGCCAAATTCCACGCGAACCCGAAGTTAAGGAGCTCAAATTGTATGTGGACAAAAAGTATGAGACGGTCATTATGCCAGTGTTTGGCATTCAGGTGCCATTCCACATATCCACCATCAAGAACATTTCGCAATCTGTTGAAGGCGAATACACGTATCTGCGCATCAATTTCTTTCATCCCGGCGCCACAATGGGACGCAACGAGGGCGGTCTCTATCCACAGCCGGAGGCGACCTTTGTCAAGGAAGT CACGTATCGTAGCTCCAATGTAAAGGAGCACGGCGAGATTGCGGCTGCTTCTTCAAATCTGAACAATGCTTTTCGGCTGATCAAAGAGGTGCAAAAGCGCTTCAAGACCCGCGAGGCAGAAGAGCGTGAAAAGGAGGATTTGGTCAAACAGGATACGCTGATACTTTCGCAAAACAAGGGCAATCCCAAGCTGAAGGATCTGTACATACGTCCCAACATTGTCACCAAGCGGATGACGGGCAGCTTGGAGGCACACACCAATGGCTTCCGTTACATCTCGGTGCGTGGCGACAAAGTCGACATACtgtacaacaacatcaagagcGCATTCTTTCAACCATGCGATGGTGAAATGATTATACTGCTGCATTTCCATCTGAAGTACGCGATCATGTTTGGCAAAAAGAAGCATGTGGATGTGCAGTTCTACACGGAGGTGGGCGAGATCACCACGGATCTGGGCAAGCATCAGCATATGCACGATCGTGATGATTTGGCCGCCGAGCAGGCGGAACGTGAGTTGCGCCACAAGCTTAAGACGGCGTTCAAGAGTTTCTGCGAGAAGGTTGAAGGCATGACCAAGGCACTGGTCGAGTTTGATACTCCGTTCCGTGAGCTGGGCTTTCCGGGCGCACCTTTCCGCAGCACAGTCACTTTGCAGCCAACATCAGGTTCGCTGGTCAATCTGACGGAGTGGCCACCATTTGTGATTACGCTGGACGATGTGGAGCTGGTGCATTTTGAGCGTGTGCAGTTCCATTTGCGTAACTTTGACATGATCTTTGTGTTCAAGGAGTACAACAAAAAGGTTGCCATGGTCAATGCCATTCCCATGAACATGCTGGATCACGTTAAGGAGTGGCTCAA TTCCTGCGACATTCGCTACTCGGAGGGCGTTCAATCGCTCAATTGGCAGAAGATCATGAAGACCATTGTTGATGATCCAGAGGGCTTCTTTGATCAAGGCGGCTGGACATTTTTGGATCCCGAATCGGGCAGTGAAGCCGACAATGAATCGGCCGAATCAGAAGAGGATGAAGCCTACAATCCTACAGATGCCGAAACGGATGATGAGACCGACGAAGATGATTCCGAATACTCGGAGGCTTCCGAGGACGAAAGCGATGACAGCGACG AACTGGGATCCGATGAGGAGTCGGGCAAGGATTGGTCCGATCTGGAGCGCGAGGCCGCTGAAGAGGATCGCAACAATGATTATAACACCGATGACAAGCGCAACGGCAAATTCGAGTCAAAGAAACATGGCAAGAGCTCCAAGCACAG tcGTCGCGAGCGTGAGGAGCAGCGATCGTCGCACAGTAAAAAGCATAAGTCGAATTCCTCCTCTTCTTCACATTTAAAATCCTCCAGCTCCAAACATGGCAGCTCATCTAG CCCATCGAAATCGTCCAAGGATAAGTATCATAATCGCGACAAGCATCATTCCTCCTCGTCATCGGGtcacaagagcaacagcaaggATAAGGATCGCAAGCGTTCGCGCGACGACAGTCGAGACAATGGACACAACAAATCGAAGAAGTCGCGACACTAA
- the LOC133843919 gene encoding uncharacterized protein LOC133843919, translating into MYEPEAESDEDCEVYFLKPVNEYNIVDKIKEANKELFALDADDDGDANDAKDATTAASSRKVTFALNLENYEPTSQQETQLPSPPDELLQQLAQLKLKPNHERFAPIAEEPAKEQEKTAELQLQESQLHEQQIEVEPEEEDDEICEEILELTEVEVSSSSATKGEQMPATVSTANMDYEDDVADENDDDDFSGVDEDDLTAAPETLANETQKRRISRQNTFDCNYEPTEGESDQRSLTNLLTESDCEEDERAVNEARLKLREAYKSLYKTLDTNGQAQLNRLTSSGNEAADVDDDDDLSIIAANYIPDDFELNERSIYYKKDDETHQNQQPQQQQLRTTSPISSNTISSTSTKTFFNSRRFSFRRRARATPSVSSSSTTAAPEIKMNYKICCEHRHALQDKLPKYTGYMSEYGLSAKQLQQRDQQLRRKQRFSMEQTLNRNEHELKKMQDNERAFTTWLKNKMRYPINKTRNMFDTTRRRASVAAVNSPNPHQKHQRQHSQQEQAVNRRRDSIEVHPYRHLLGSWNK; encoded by the exons ATGTATGAACCCGAGGCGGAATCGGACGAGGATTGCGAAGTCTACT TCCTCAAGCCCGTCAACGAGTACAACATTGTGGACAAGATCAAGGAGGCCAACAAGGAGCTCTTCGCTCTGGATGCGGACGATGACGGCGATGCAAATGATGCTAAGGATGCAACGACTGCGGCCAGCAGCCGCAAGGTAACTTTTGCTCTCAATCTGGAGAACTATGAGCCGACATCGCAGCAAGAAACCCAGCTGCCCAGTCCACCAGATGAGCTATTGCAGCAGCTGGCGCAGCTGAAGCTCAAGCCAAATCACGAACGTTTTGCGCCAATTGCCGAGGAGCCAGCCAAAGAGCAGGAGAAGACCGCTGAGCTACAGCTACAAGAGTCGCAGTTGCATGAACAGCAGATAGAAGTGGAGCCAGAGGAGGAGGACGATGAAATATGCGAAGAAATTTTGGAATTAACCGAAGTGgaagtcagcagcagcagcgctacCAAAGGCGAACAGATGCCGGCAACTGTGTCCACTGCCAACATGGACTACGAGGATGATGTGGCCGACGaaaacgatgacgacgatttTTCGGGCGTGGATGAGGATGATTTGACGGCAGCACCCGAAACGCTGGCCAACGAGACACAGAAGCGTCGCATAAGTCGCCAGAATACATTTGATTGCAATTACGAGCCGACCGAAGGCGAGTCGGATCAACGCAGTCTGACCAATTTGCTGACCGAATCCGATTGCGAGGAGGATGAACGTGCCGTGAACGAGGCGCGCTTGAAATTGCGTGAAGCCTACAAGAGTCTATACAAAACGCTGGATACTAATGGCCAGGCACAACTCAATCGATTGACATCGAGTGGCAATGAAGCCGCCGATgtggacgatgatgatgatctgTCCATTATTGCCGCCAACTATATACCCGATGACTTTGAATTGAACGAACGTAGCATTTATTACAAGAAGGACGATGAAACGCACCAGAaccaacagccacagcagcagcaactgcgaaCAACATCGCCGATTAGTAGCAACACCATTAGCAGCACCAGCACTAAAACATTCTTCAATTCCCGCCGCTTTAGCTTTCGGCGACGTGCTCGCGCCACGCCCAGTGTCTCGTCCAGcagcacaacagcagcgccaGAGATCAAGATGAACTATAAGATCTGCTGTGAGCATCGACATGCGTTGCAGGACAAGCTGCCCAAGTACACGGGCTACATGTCCGAGTACGGTTTGAGTGCcaagcagttgcagcaacgcGATCAACAGCTGCGACGTAAGCAACGCTTCAGCATGGAACAAACGTTGAATCGCAACGAGCATGAGCTGAAGAAGATGCAGGACAATGAGCGTGCCTTTACCACCTGGCTGAAGAACAAGATGCGCTATCCCATCAACAAGACACGCAACATGTTCGATACGACACGAAGGAGAGCAAGTGTGGCTGCCGTCAACAGTCCCAATCCGCACCAGAAACATCAGAGACAGCATTCGCAGCAAGAGCAAGCGGTGAATCGACGTCGCGACAGCATTGAGGTGCATCCATATAGGCATCTGTTGGGCAGTTGGAATAagtag
- the LOC133843922 gene encoding LOW QUALITY PROTEIN: transmembrane protein 134 (The sequence of the model RefSeq protein was modified relative to this genomic sequence to represent the inferred CDS: substituted 1 base at 1 genomic stop codon), translating to MYNNSARGFSIHDAFEEEEEEAIRVYGSTVISTPMRGGVSGSAKQGRSTEDVSIRIQDPKXGYNKYAEDTTSRDSDSLIQEYGNLPTEETNTYCWRHPKVRENWRTVLAAFTLLVVGTGLFVMGTFAIADPHNTSQGVVFFVAGLICFIPGAYHVVYIWLAAKGYRGFDFYHLPLFT from the exons aTGTACAACAACAGCGCAAGGGGCTTCTCCATACACGACGCAttcgaggaggaggaagaggaggcgATACGCGTCTATGGCTCCACAGTGATATCAACGCCAATGCGCGGTGGCGTTAGCGGCAGTGCAAAACAAGGTCGCTCCACCGAAGATGTTTCCATACGCATACAGGATCCAAAGtaa gGCTACAACAAGTATGCGGAAGACACAACGTCAAGGGACAGTGACTCGCTAATACAGGAATATGGCAATCTGCCAACGGAGGAGACAAACACATACTGCTGGCGGCATCCGAAGGTGCGGGAGAATTGGCGCACTGTCCTTGCCGCCTTTACGCTGCTGGTGGTGGGCACCGGTCTGTTTGTGATGGGAACGTTTGCCATCGCCGATCCACACAATACATCACAGggtgttgtattttttgttgctggaCTAATTTGCTTTATACCGGGCGCCTATCATGTCGTCTACATTTGGCTGGCGGCTAAAGGATATCGAGGGTTTGACTTTTATCACCTGCCACTGTTTACATAA
- the LOC133843917 gene encoding FACT complex subunit spt16 isoform X2: MSSFVLDKESFVRRIKRLYTEWKAPSTGHDDALSNLDCIMSVVGVDEDVVYSKSMALQLWLLGYELTDTISIFASDAIYFLTSKKKIEFLKQAQNISEEGVPEIKLLVRDRTDKDNANFDKLIKTIQNSKKGKRLGVFTKDAFPGEFSEAWKKMLTGAKFEHVDISTIIAYLMCPKDESEINNIRKASLVSMDIFNKYLKDEIMDIIDSDRKVKHTKLADGCETAITEKKYTSGLDPRLLDMAYPPIIQSGGAYSLKFSAAADKNHLHFGVIVCSLGARYKSYCSNISRTFLVNPTETMQENYTFLVNVQEEILKLLVPNAKLCEVYDTTLAYVKKEKPSMVDNLTKSFGFAMGLEFRENSIVIGPKCQALIKKNMVFNLHVGISNLTNADAADKEGKTYALFIGDTVLVGDQGPASVMTPSKKKIKNVGIFIKDDDDEEEDVDDKKATKPDQSTEILGRSKRNAVLESKLRNEINTEEKRKEHQRELAQALNERAKERLAKQGNSKEVEKVRKNTVSYKSMSQIPREPEVKELKLYVDKKYETVIMPVFGIQVPFHISTIKNISQSVEGEYTYLRINFFHPGATMGRNEGGLYPQPEATFVKEVTYRSSNVKEHGEIAAASSNLNNAFRLIKEVQKRFKTREAEEREKEDLVKQDTLILSQNKGNPKLKDLYIRPNIVTKRMTGSLEAHTNGFRYISVRGDKVDILYNNIKSAFFQPCDGEMIILLHFHLKYAIMFGKKKHVDVQFYTEVGEITTDLGKHQHMHDRDDLAAEQAERELRHKLKTAFKSFCEKVEGMTKALVEFDTPFRELGFPGAPFRSTVTLQPTSGSLVNLTEWPPFVITLDDVELVHFERVQFHLRNFDMIFVFKEYNKKVAMVNAIPMNMLDHVKEWLNSCDIRYSEGVQSLNWQKIMKTIVDDPEGFFDQGGWTFLDPESGSEADNESAESEEDEAYNPTDAETDDETDEDDSEYSEASEDESDDSDELGSDEESGKDWSDLEREAAEEDRNNDYNTDDKRNGKFESKKHGKSSKHSPSKSSKDKYHNRDKHHSSSSSGHKSNSKDKDRKRSRDDSRDNGHNKSKKSRH, translated from the exons ATGTCGAGCTTCGTTCTAGATAAAGAATCATTTGTGCGTCGAATAAAACGCCTATATACTGAATGGAAG GCGCCGAGCACTGGTCACGATGATGCGCTTAGTAATCTGGACTGCATCATGAGCGTGGTGGGCGTAGATGAGGATGTTGTCTACTCCAAATCAATGGCTTTACAGCTTTGGCTGCTGGGCTACGAGTTGACGGATACCATCTCGATCTTTGCCTCGGATGCCATCTATTTCCTCACCAGCAAAAAGAAGATTGAGTTCCTCAAACAGGCGCAAAATATTAGCGAAGAGGGCGTGCCGGAAATAAAGTTGCTTGTACGCGATCGC ACCGACAAGGATAATGCTAACTTTGATAAGCTCATCAAGACCATACAGAACTCGAAGAAGGGCAAAAGGTTAGGCGTCTTTACGAAGGACGCATTCCCGGGAGAATTTAGCGAAGCTTGGAAGAAGATGCTGACAGGCGCCAAGTTTGAGCACGTGGACATTAGCACCATAATTGCGTACTTGATGTGCCCCAAGGATGAGTCCGAGATTAATAATATACGCAAAGCCTCATTGGTGTCCATGGACATATTCAACAAGTATTTGAAAGATGAAATCATGGACATTATCGACTCTGATCGG AAAGTGAAGCACACAAAATTAGCGGATGGCTGCGAAACAGCTATAACCGAAAAGAAATACACTAGCGGTCTGGATCCACGTCTACTTGATATGGCCTACCCACCAATCATTCAGTCGGGCGGCGCATATAGCTTAAAATTCTCGGCGGCAGCcgataaaaatcatttgcattttggtgTTATCGTCTGCTCACTGGGCGCTCGTTACAAATCCTACTGTTCGAACATTTCGCGCACATTTCTGGTGAATCCCACCGAGACCATGCAGGAGAACTACACGTTTCTGGTAAACGTACAGGAAGAAATACTCAAGTTACTTGTGCCGAATGCAAAACTATGCGAAGTCTATGACACAACGCTCGCCTATGTGAAAAAGGAGAAACCCAGCATGGTGGACAATTTGACCAagagctttggctttgccatGGGTCTGGAGTTTCGCGAGAATTCCATTGTCATCGGCCCCAAATGCCAGGCGCTGATCAAAAAGAATATGGTCTTCAATCTGCATGTTGGCATCTCGAATTTAACCAATGCCGATGCAGCCGACAAAGAGGGCAAAACCTATGCGCTCTTTATTGGCGATACAGTGCTCGTTGGTGACCAGGGACCGGCTAGCGTGATGACGCCATCCAAGAAGAAGATCAAGAACGTTGGCATCTTCATCAaggatgacgacgacgaggaggaggatgtGGATGATAAAAAGGCAACCAAACCAGATCAAAGCACCGAGATCTTGGGTCGCAGCAAACGAAATGCTGTGCTCGAATCAAAATTGCGCAATGAGATCAACACCGAAGAGAAGCGCAAGGAACATCAACGTGAGCTGGCGCAAGCGCTCAACGAACGTGCCAAGGAACGTCTGGCTAAACAGGGTAATTCCAAGGAGGTGGAAAAGGTACGCAAGAACACCGTCTCCTACAAATCGATGAGCCAAATTCCACGCGAACCCGAAGTTAAGGAGCTCAAATTGTATGTGGACAAAAAGTATGAGACGGTCATTATGCCAGTGTTTGGCATTCAGGTGCCATTCCACATATCCACCATCAAGAACATTTCGCAATCTGTTGAAGGCGAATACACGTATCTGCGCATCAATTTCTTTCATCCCGGCGCCACAATGGGACGCAACGAGGGCGGTCTCTATCCACAGCCGGAGGCGACCTTTGTCAAGGAAGT CACGTATCGTAGCTCCAATGTAAAGGAGCACGGCGAGATTGCGGCTGCTTCTTCAAATCTGAACAATGCTTTTCGGCTGATCAAAGAGGTGCAAAAGCGCTTCAAGACCCGCGAGGCAGAAGAGCGTGAAAAGGAGGATTTGGTCAAACAGGATACGCTGATACTTTCGCAAAACAAGGGCAATCCCAAGCTGAAGGATCTGTACATACGTCCCAACATTGTCACCAAGCGGATGACGGGCAGCTTGGAGGCACACACCAATGGCTTCCGTTACATCTCGGTGCGTGGCGACAAAGTCGACATACtgtacaacaacatcaagagcGCATTCTTTCAACCATGCGATGGTGAAATGATTATACTGCTGCATTTCCATCTGAAGTACGCGATCATGTTTGGCAAAAAGAAGCATGTGGATGTGCAGTTCTACACGGAGGTGGGCGAGATCACCACGGATCTGGGCAAGCATCAGCATATGCACGATCGTGATGATTTGGCCGCCGAGCAGGCGGAACGTGAGTTGCGCCACAAGCTTAAGACGGCGTTCAAGAGTTTCTGCGAGAAGGTTGAAGGCATGACCAAGGCACTGGTCGAGTTTGATACTCCGTTCCGTGAGCTGGGCTTTCCGGGCGCACCTTTCCGCAGCACAGTCACTTTGCAGCCAACATCAGGTTCGCTGGTCAATCTGACGGAGTGGCCACCATTTGTGATTACGCTGGACGATGTGGAGCTGGTGCATTTTGAGCGTGTGCAGTTCCATTTGCGTAACTTTGACATGATCTTTGTGTTCAAGGAGTACAACAAAAAGGTTGCCATGGTCAATGCCATTCCCATGAACATGCTGGATCACGTTAAGGAGTGGCTCAA TTCCTGCGACATTCGCTACTCGGAGGGCGTTCAATCGCTCAATTGGCAGAAGATCATGAAGACCATTGTTGATGATCCAGAGGGCTTCTTTGATCAAGGCGGCTGGACATTTTTGGATCCCGAATCGGGCAGTGAAGCCGACAATGAATCGGCCGAATCAGAAGAGGATGAAGCCTACAATCCTACAGATGCCGAAACGGATGATGAGACCGACGAAGATGATTCCGAATACTCGGAGGCTTCCGAGGACGAAAGCGATGACAGCGACG AACTGGGATCCGATGAGGAGTCGGGCAAGGATTGGTCCGATCTGGAGCGCGAGGCCGCTGAAGAGGATCGCAACAATGATTATAACACCGATGACAAGCGCAACGGCAAATTCGAGTCAAAGAAACATGGCAAGAGCTCCAAGCACAG CCCATCGAAATCGTCCAAGGATAAGTATCATAATCGCGACAAGCATCATTCCTCCTCGTCATCGGGtcacaagagcaacagcaaggATAAGGATCGCAAGCGTTCGCGCGACGACAGTCGAGACAATGGACACAACAAATCGAAGAAGTCGCGACACTAA